In one window of Brevinematales bacterium DNA:
- the trpA gene encoding tryptophan synthase subunit alpha, with amino-acid sequence MDEFKAWFIETKPTIVYLTVGYPSFKESLELARFLIRNNFAQLIEAGIPFSDPIADGEIIQFSTQKALENGTTLNDVANFISTLKSEFNIPIFAMGYYNPIFSNIQRNLSLLSSVKTDGIIIPDINIEEIKKIKGLLKANNLKIVGFVAPNTSESRIKNIVSNSTGFIYLVSSYGTTGIRENIDTKLLETITKKIKSFKNIPVAVGFGIKDIETVRKIKEICDGAIIGSAIIKIIQQNPQNYLEKIEEFFRK; translated from the coding sequence ACCCTTCCTTCAAAGAGAGTCTTGAATTAGCAAGATTTTTAATAAGGAATAATTTTGCCCAATTAATAGAAGCTGGAATTCCATTCTCGGACCCAATAGCAGATGGGGAAATTATACAATTCTCAACTCAAAAAGCACTTGAAAATGGTACAACCCTCAACGATGTAGCAAACTTTATATCAACTCTGAAATCAGAGTTCAACATACCTATATTCGCAATGGGATACTATAATCCAATTTTCTCAAACATCCAAAGAAACTTATCTTTACTATCAAGTGTAAAAACTGATGGCATCATAATACCAGACATAAATATCGAAGAAATAAAAAAAATCAAAGGTCTTTTGAAAGCAAATAACTTAAAAATAGTAGGTTTTGTAGCACCAAATACAAGTGAAAGTAGAATAAAAAACATAGTATCAAATTCAACAGGCTTTATATATCTAGTAAGTTCTTATGGAACTACAGGAATTAGAGAAAATATCGATACAAAACTCCTTGAAACAATTACAAAAAAAATAAAATCATTCAAAAATATTCCAGTAGCAGTAGGATTTGGTATAAAAGATATCGAAACAGTAAGAAAAATAAAAGAAATTTGTGACGGAGCAATAATAGGAAGTGCAATAATCAAAATTATCCAGCAAAATCCGCAAAACTATCTAGAAAAAATAGAAGAGTTTTTCCGAAAATAA